ccctccgccgccttGCCGCCGCTGCGTAAGAATCTCACTGAAATAAATCCTTTGGCTTTTGACATCACTTTACCGTGGCGGTTTCACTAACGAACACGGTGATGATCCTGTTCCAACCTGCAGCGCCAGCGTCGCCGGAGCCTgaagcgccggcgccgccggtggcggATCCGACCGGGACGGCGCCGGTGAGCCAGGGGCAGACGAGGCCGGCGATGCTGCCCAGCTCCGCCCGGAGAGCGAGCACCCACGCCCCCGCAGCGGCTGCGCTCGCGCTGCTGCTCGCCGTTGGAGCTGCGCTGGTGTGATCGGCAGCAGATGGCATCGATTGCCTTGGTGGGGTGTGTTCATACTTGTGCTTGTTCAGTTGCAGACTTGCAGAGTGGTAGAGACTTAGACAGATTCGTGTGAGTATTGGTTTTGTGAGTGATTTGTAGGGAGCATTGCGTTTGCCGTACATGTAATTAGTGGTGCATTCTTTCAGGCTTCTTTAATTTCTGAGCATGAGTTGGATAATGTCGACGTGGCAGTTACAGTAATACAGTGATGAATTGTTTTTCTCTTTCATTTTCGTGTGCTCTGATTATTTGAATCGGATTTGGTTGGTGGAGCAGCTGTAGTTTGTTAGCTCTGCCCAGTTTGTTTCCAAGGGCTCTTTTTAGCCCTGTtacatcaaaagaaattttaataaaataaaatctgttttgtaaaacttttttttatagatAGAGTGCTAATTcgtgagacgaatttaatgagcataattaattcatgatttgctacaATGATGTTACAGTAATTATccgttaattatgaattaatatacctcattagattcgtctcgcagtttagctctAGAGTTTtacaattagttttgtaattagacttcgtttAATACTTCTAGATACCAAGATTCTTTTGATATGACATGGTCTAAAGTTTTAACCCCTGGATCCAAACAATCCCATAGTAGCGGACTGAGCTGTTTAGAATCACTCAGTGGCGGATTTAGGGGGGCGCTGGGGGctcgagcccccccccccctgcccTGGGATCCATGGATCCCCCCAGCCCCCCTCCAAATTTTAGATGACATGACTGAGGAATAGGGGGGCTCAAGGTTGAAGGAATAGGGGGGGCTCAAGGTTGAAGACGACCATCATCTCCGTTGTTGGGCCAGCCAGAGCAAAAGGCCCACCCATTTttagttttggcccaaattgtTGAAGCCCAATTCCAGCACCGAGAGCCCACCCGATCAACCGGCCATCCATTTCCTCTCCATTCACACGGAAATTCCATTCCCCAATCGACCGGCCAAATCCCTAGCTCTACCTCTGCAGGCTCGTCGCGgaggggtgagcggcggcgcggaacgctgcggcgccggcgcggaagCAGGCGCACGGCGCCAGCGAGCGCAAGGCgcgcggcgcacgcgggcgCAAGGCGCGGCCGCGTGTGCGCGTGGGCCGTGCGGCCGAGGAGCAGAGCCGCTGAGCCTGGGGGCTGGGGCGCCGAGCGCCTTGCGCTCTGGCCTGCGCAGCTGCGCGGCTGGCCGGCGGagccctgcaggctgcagcaggcGTGCTGCGTGCAGCAGGTGCAGTGGCGTGGCcgcgtgggccctgcaggcctgCAGCAGGCGTGAAGCAAGCTGCACAGCCATTCAGCCAAGCCAATTAGCTAAAGCTGGGATCCTTTGAAGAAATTCAAGAAAGGTAAATGCTTAAATGGAGTCTGACATTTACGCCTGCTGcatctattttttttatatgtatGTCAATGATTCAATCGTTCAATTATTAATCCATTCATTATCAATAATGACTAGAATTGCAAGATGGATAAAGAAGTCAATGGTAGAGGGACATCTGCACGTAGAAGGCAAAAGGTAACAAATATGCATTTCTACCATGTTGAGATTTTTCTTGCGGCCATCGATGCTATTTTGACAGAGATGAGTCATCGATTTAGTGAGGTTAGTTCAGAGTTGTTAGTGTGCATGGCCGCACTTAACCCAAGGAACTCTTTATCTAGCTTTGATGTGGATAAATTAGTGAGACTAGCTAAAATATATTATGAAGATTTTGATGTCGGCCGTATTTTGCTGTTACCAAGTGAACTTAAAGAATTCCACGTCCGTGTTAGAAACAACAAAGAATTTCTTGGATGCACAGAACTTTCAAAGGTTGCTGAAATTATGGTCAAGACCAAAATGAATACATCTTATCCATTGGTTTATCGGCTCATTGAACTAACACTGATACTTCCGGTGGCAACTGCTTCAGTTGATAAGGTCTTTTCAGCTATGTCTTttataaagacagatttgcgcAACAAAATAGGGGATGAATGGCTCAATGATTTGATGATATGCTATGTCGAGAAGGAAATATTTAGAAGCATCACTAATGAAAAAATCATACAACGGTTTGAAGCCATGAAAAAACGTCGTATGCTACTGACTCAAAAGAATATAGTGGTATGCTTAAATCTCTTCTAATTTCATAGTTTTGTGAAGATATTATTTACCTTGTCACTAATTTTATTTTGCTTTCTGCAGATTGCTGCTAATGAAGAAGCATAATGGAGTAGTGCTGTAATGGAGATCACATCATCTTTTGGTTTCATAGTTTTGGTATGGATAAAAAACCAGATTTGTCTTTCTGCTCAAGATTAACTGGTTAGTTCTCATGATTTTAGACTAATATATTGTTGATAGGGTATGTTAAGGTTCTAAAAAAAGTTTCCTTTAAATTTCCTGTCTCCGCCGCTGGAATCACTGTCTGCAGAAATTCAGTCAGTCACCTGGTCAGTGGTGGTGTGATTTAATGACTTCTCAAGCTCTCACAATCGATGAGTCTCTTCCTAGTGGGATTCACCCGCTGACATGAGTCCCGATGACATATGAGCCCGAGTGCAATGGAGCCACATAGAGGGTGAGTCCCTCCCTCTACAATACTGTAGAGCAATTACTTCCCAATTTTAGTGTATAATTTTATGGTACATTTACTAAATTCGAGTACTAGATAACTatgccagatgagttttataGGGATAAAACTTCTCTCATCTATGAAACTcacttcttctctctccttgtcGTCTCAACAAAATTAATAATGCGGCATAGAATGTAAATGCAATATAACTCTTTATTGAACTCTCATTGAGACTGATCTAATTTGTAAAATGTAGAAAACCGTAACTTCTAATGCCAGTTTTAGTGGAGTTTCATGAGCATttaattttgctgatgtggcaataTACTtatgaagagagagaagagagagtttCATGGAATATGAGAGGAGTTTCATCCCCATAAAAACTCATCTGGCTCAATTACCTAGTTTTTCTCTAAATAACCGTGCAATGAAACCTtacattgagactggcctaactCCTCGACTCGACAAAAATATAGTCTATCAATGGGTGGTTGCAATCTGCCTACACAGTAGAAGCAAGAACAGAGGACACATGGGTGGCTGAATTCGCAATATTTTTATAAGCGCAAGAACAAGCAAATACAAGCACTCCAAAGGCAGGTAACTGTCATCAACTAACCGACCATTTTCAACTACTTCGCATAAACTTTTGACTGAAtgacgaggaggaagaaaagggCCGTCCGACCAGCAGAAAACAAGCGAGACGTGAGGCGCCACCACAGCAGGAGTTCATGCTTGATTATTGGTTCTTCCAGTCTCCAGCACTTCATCCATTTCGTGTGCAGCTTCCTGAATCATCGGTGCCtgctaaagttttttttttttgaaaaaaaatctctttctttttgtttgaaGGGCTGGGATGTAAAGAAAACCAATGATTGGCTTTGCAAGTCCAGAGTTAATTGTGTATCTGTTTGTTTAACCGCGGTCTCTTGAAGTTGAGTACTCCTTCCGTTTcaaaaattataagtcattctaagaatcttggagagtcaaagttttttaaatttgaccaaatttatataacaagataataacatttatgatatcaattaagtactattagattctttgttagctatattttcatagtacatctatttgatgtcaaaaatctttttgtttctctctataattttggtcaaactttgagatggtttgactctccaagattcttggcatgacttataatttggaacggaaggaGTACTTTGTTACACACATATGTATGTGAATGTGATTtcacccttttcttttcttttttttctttatgaaAAGTCCATGCCAACTGTTGTGCCACAAAAGAAGAACCTGCAAAAGTTCAAAGCACTTGCTCTTCACGGAACTGGTGTCTAGAAGCAACCCTGTCAATTTAACTCcatgagagaaaaaaaaaacagcccaACGTTGTTTGCCAATGACACCAACTAATCCTTACTCGATACCGTCAAAGGAGCCACTCGCGTAGTGACACGCGTGGATACCGTTGCTAGCGCCTTCCAACACGGCTGTGTGCTTGCACTTCGCGAGAGATCAAACGGCACCTGGTGTGTGGTGTCTGGGTCTGAATGCCTGCTcagtctgaaactctgaattcTGATTCTGAAACGGCGATGAAGCTTCAAACAGCAGATCGGCACGATACAGGAAGGCTTCATGGCCTAGTACCATTCTCAACTCTCAAGTGTTGGTGGCTGCAGGTGCTGGCTGCTAGATAACAACTCGTGTAAGAAAGCAATTTTCCATTGCAGGAGTAGGAAAGTTCAGCTCACCTATACCGCTACACGTAACCACCCTGTCGTCGTCTTCCTCACCCACCTCCATTCACACACCCCTCGAAACCACCTATAAAACCACTCAGAATCCACAAAGGTTCTCTCAGACCACCGAGCTGAAACTAGAGAGGCAGCCAGGCAGAGATAGCGTGTTCATCAGGCGGCAGCAAGGCAAGAACCTCCAAGAAGGGAACCAGGAAACCaaggaggaagagggagagatCAGAGATGGCGGCAAGGGCTGTGTCCACCTCCACCCTTGCGGCAGCAGCCACGATGGTGCTGGCCGCGGCGGTCCTCCTGGCCGGCGGCGCGTCGGCGcagtcgccgccgtcgtctccggcgagccAGTGCACGTCGGTGCTGGTGAGCCTGTCGCCGTGCCTGAACTACATCTCCGGGAACGAgtcgacggcgccggcgtcgtgcTGCGCGCAGCTGGGCAAGGTGGTGCGGTCGGACCCGCAGTGCCTGTGCGTGGCGCTGAGCGCGGACCCGGCGTCGCTGGGGCTCAGCGTCAACCGCACCCGCGCGCTGGGCCTCCCCGCCGCGTGCGCCGTCGCGACGCCCGACGTCAGCAGCTgcaagggcgccgccgccgagccgccggcaACCGCGCCCGGGGCCGGCACGCCAGCTGGGCAGGCGCCGGGCGGCACGGGGTCCAagacgacgccggcgacggggtccgtgcccggcgccgccgccgcgtcgccgcggGGGTCGTCCGGCGCCGGCCTGGTCGCGGGCTTCGTCGCCGcggccgtcctcgccgccgccgccgcgtgatCGTGCGTAGGAACCGAGACGGATTCGGCTGGAGTAGCCTTTTGTCGATTTTGTGATTTGTTGATCCGTGAGCGTTATTCCTGCGCTTGATTCATCACCGCATTCCTTCTCTGAATACTAATAAAGATAGGCTTGCGCCTGCCCTGCCTGGATTGTTCTTCATTTTCTTTCGTTCTCGTTTAGTTGCACtgtgtaaaatttttaaaaagatatttttctatatttgaagtgctaaatatagattaattataaaataaattacagaacttgtctataaatcgcaagacgaatctaataacccTAATTAATCaatcattagaggttatttaatgttgcattactgtagtaatttagtgtctaattacgatctaattaggttcattagattcgtctcgcgatttataggcAAATTGTGCAATACGGTTttttttgtctagatttaattcttcatgtaggtaccgatttttttttgaaattttgaactttgcaactaaacaaagcTGAATCGATAGATATACGTTGAGTCGATGGAGCGGTTGCACCGACCGCGAGGACCGGACATGGAAAAGCGAGACGCGAAGAAGAGAAGGGCCGCGCCGGAGAAGAAGCGTCCAGAAAAGCAAAAGCTTGACGGGGGGCGGCGCTCTGGCCAGGAGCGGGTGGTTGTAGAGTTTGACTGATGGGCCTGAAGGCCCACGGAGCCCATCGCGGCCTTTGGTATGGGCCAGGCCCATGCACGAGCAGGCGCGGCGGGGGGCTCCTATACCCTTCCTGGAAGATAGATAACAGACTATCTATAAAACCCAAAGCCCTTTATCGTTGGTGTCGCGGCCCACCAAAGTCAGTCATGTGCTGTGTTGTCGAATCGTGCAAGCACATGCAGTAAGCATGTGCAGCTTACACTTCGCCACTTGTTAGGAAGGTGCAGGTGGTGGAAGgcgttcttttatttttttcccccTCTTCAAGCTGCATCAATAATTATCACTTTCTCTATACTACTACGGTCAATATTTTAAAACATAAAATTTAACATTCATTCAAACTTAATACAACATTTCTTATAAACTAGTTAAAcattttatatgaaaatgttGAAACCGTATGTACAAAATGTTGAACATGTATACTCAAATGTTGCAATAGTATACTTTGATTGttgatatttttagaaaaactaAAATTAATTAAAACATATGCATATGTGATCTTGTTTTGTTGCATAAATTCTAAATAGCATCATGGTTGAAACGGAATTCAAAATGTATTTATGGTTTGAAAGAAAAATAGGATTAAAGTTTTAAATCTAAATGGAATCCCCACACCATCCAGCCACACCACCCAGCCAGGCACCGAAGCCGCACATGCGCCATGCACACTAAGCAGCACATGCGCGCAGCGCTGCTGTGCTCCAATCTCATCTTCTTGATGCACTCcacacgaatctcaaacactgcAAGTTCAATGTCTTTCCCACCTTCCGGAAGATGTATAGGATTCCTGGCGCGGCGAGCCATCACATGAAGCAGATCCATTGTCTCAATTCGGCCCATCGCCATAGCTAGGATTGGATCGGAGTTTTGGGGGTTCAGGATCGGAGTTACGGGGTTGCTGCTCACCACCGGTCACATAGGGAGGGTCAGCGGCGGCAGATCGGACATGTGGAGGAGGCGCCGCTAGCCGGGTGGTAGGAGACGCCTATTGGGCCATTGGGCCGGCACAGAGTTGACGCGAAGACAGTGGCGGAGGCGGGATTGAGTTGAGGAGGAGCTCTCCTCTTTTTTCTTCTCCAATCTCCTTCCCACAttcttctttttcaaatttctagagGAGCTTAGGGGGATTTCATGAGATTTCAACAGTAGGAGGGGCTCGAGCCCCTCCAAATCCACTGCTGGATCCGCCTCTGCATGAAGACGGTGGTGAACATAGGCGGCGGCAACGGTGAGTGGCGGCGGGTGGCGTGGGCGGACTAGAGTTCGGTCGGAGCTCCGCGCCGATCGGTCGGCCGCCACGAAGCTCCGACGACGGGACCTTAGTCCGCCCGCGCCGGTGGGGTAGGGGTGGGTTGGGCGGCCTGCAGCCGGCAGGTGAGAGCTCTTCCGGCGATGGTTAAGCGATACCCAGCCGCGCCCTTGCATTGGCTGGCTACTCACCTCTCGAGTACACAGCACACGGTGGCTGAATGCATGCATGGCGTCGGAGAGGCTCGAAAGCGGGCGATGCAGATGCAGTTgcagccgtccgatccgatcCGTCTCGTTGTCATATCCATGGATCTGATCATCAGCCTACCAGACGACGCTAGGGGTCGTGGAGACTGGAGACAAGCTGGGACTGGGAGTTGACACCTGACACTAGCGCAGCAAACAGGCCTCGGCATGGCCTCCTCTGCTTGCTGCAGGTGCAGAGGACGCCCCGGCACGGGCAGGCGGGCAGCGGCGGACTGGGCGTTGGTGCACGCGCAACTGGCTGTCTGACCCACGGGCAGCGGCAGACGAGACGACGGCCACGGCATGCATGAATCCATCATCCACCGCGCTCGCAGTCGCAGGCCGTGCGGTGCGGACTGCTTGGCCGAACACCCACGCGAGGTGACCGAGGCACCAGCCACATGTCCTTGCCGTGGACCAGCTATTGTCTATTTAGATAACTGAAAATTAGCATCAAGTGGGGATAGCTCAGTTGGGAGAGCGTCAGACTGAAGATCTGAAGGTCGCGTGTTCGATCCACGCTCACCGCATCACTGtccttttttaaaatttttttgccATCCATCATTGCTTTGCTTTTCTCCATTCAGTTCCTTCAGCGTCCTTGTTTTCGAGCGGAGCACACACTGCACTAAACAGTATGGTATTCAACCCAAATTTTTTGCCATCCATCATTGCTTTGCTTTTCTCCATTCAGTTCCTTCAGCGTCCTTGTTTTCGAGCGGAGCACACACTGCACTAAACAGTATGGTATTCAA
This portion of the Panicum virgatum strain AP13 chromosome 2N, P.virgatum_v5, whole genome shotgun sequence genome encodes:
- the LOC120659464 gene encoding non-specific lipid transfer protein GPI-anchored 5-like, with product MAARAVSTSTLAAAATMVLAAAVLLAGGASAQSPPSSPASQCTSVLVSLSPCLNYISGNESTAPASCCAQLGKVVRSDPQCLCVALSADPASLGLSVNRTRALGLPAACAVATPDVSSCKGAAAEPPATAPGAGTPAGQAPGGTGSKTTPATGSVPGAAAASPRGSSGAGLVAGFVAAAVLAAAAA